One part of the Arabidopsis thaliana chromosome 4, partial sequence genome encodes these proteins:
- the BEH2 gene encoding BES1/BZR1 homolog 2 (BES1/BZR1 homolog 2 (BEH2); CONTAINS InterPro DOMAIN/s: BZR1, transcriptional repressor (InterPro:IPR008540); BEST Arabidopsis thaliana protein match is: BES1/BZR1 homolog 1 (TAIR:AT3G50750.1); Has 773 Blast hits to 298 proteins in 42 species: Archae - 2; Bacteria - 6; Metazoa - 9; Fungi - 12; Plants - 241; Viruses - 1; Other Eukaryotes - 502 (source: NCBI BLink).) — MAAGGGGGGGGSSSGRTPTWKERENNKKRERRRRAITAKIYSGLRAQGNYKLPKHCDNNEVLKALCLEAGWIVEDDGTTYRKGFKPPASDISGTPTNFSTNSSIQPSPQSSAFPSPAPSYHGSPVSSSFPSPSRYDGNPSSYLLLPFLHNIASSIPANLPPLRISNSAPVTPPLSSPTSRGSKRKLTSEQLPNGGSLHVLRHPLFAISAPSRLVVLVTKRHLQYRNVMSPRRIRSRIQEGGSISNLLLLLHQHLTLFSKLLWPLI, encoded by the exons ATGGCcgccggaggaggaggaggaggaggaggatcaTCGTCGGGACGTACTCCGACgtggaaagagagagagaacaataagaagagagaaagaagaagaagagccatCACTGCTAAGATTTACTCTGGTCTTAGAGCTCAAGGTAACTATAAGCTTCCTAAGCACTGCGATAACAACGAGGTTCTTAAAGCTCTCTGTCTCGAAGCTGGTTGGATCGTCGAAGACGATGGCACCACTTATCGCAAg GGGTTTAAGCCACCAGCATCAGATATTTCAGGAACTCCTACAAACTTCAGCACAAATTCATCAATCCAACCAAGTCCACAATCATCAGCTTTTCCAAGTCCTGCACCTTCGTACCACGGAAGTCCAGTCTCATCATCCTTCCCGAGTCCATCTCGCTATGACGGAAACCCTTCTTCATACCTTCTTCTTCCGTTCCTACACAACATCGCTTCTTCGATTCCTGCTAACCTTCCACCTCTTAGAATATCCAACAGTGCGCCTGTGACTCCTCCGTTGTCATCTCCTACTTCTCGTGGTTCGAAGCGGAAACTTACTTCAGAGCAATTACCAAATGGCGGGTCTTTACACGTTTTGAGACATCCGCTTTTCGCTATCTCTGCTCCATCTAGACTCGTCGTGCTGGTCACCAAACGCCACCTACAATACCGGAATGTGATGAGTCCGAGGAGGATTCGATCGAGGATTCAGGAAGGTGGATCAATTTCCAATCTACTGCTCCTACTTCACCAACATTTAACCTTGTTCAGCAAACTTCTATGGCCATTGATATGA